A segment of the Corylus avellana chromosome ca2, CavTom2PMs-1.0 genome:
TTTCAGTTTGTGTGTTTCTGTTGCCCATATTTCccttataattttgtttattttatgtttactgtttatttcgaGTTATGGGATGTTCAATTTTGCTTTATCGAAGCTAAAGTTTGTGCCTTTATGGAGCGTAGTCATGTGAGAATTTACTCAAAAAGTAGTACCCTTCTATTTGGGTTGCTAACAACCGTGGATTGGATACCCAGAAGAACTGTAGAAGATTTCAAAGTCAAATCTCAATTTATGTCAGCTTGCACATTAATTCCATAGCAGGTATATACATATTGTACGGCAGTGAATATActtgaacaaattaaaaaaagaaaaagaagtatgTGTGAAACTGTAGTTTTAGATGAGGAACTTCCAAAAGCTGTAAGACTAACCAAATGAGAAAGTTGGGTGGGTTTTGATTGCTAGAATTGGTATTTGTTCATATCCATCTAATTCTCAATGCGCTCACGAGTAGCCCATGTAATGTCCCAATCAGGCCATCCATCTGTTTGTCACTTCTGTATTCTGTATTGAACCCTAGTAGTGTAAAATTGACATTTAATTTTGATCCTTAAACTTTCTTTGTATGTTGGCTGATGCAGCCGACCTCTCTGCATTTGCATTGAATTAAGGAATCGAAGTTATTGTGAGTGacggaaaaggaaaaggagaagaTGGAGATAAACTTGGGAGGACTTGCTTTCGACATTGATTTCCATCCTTCGAAAGAACTCGTAACCACTGGGCTCATAAATGGGGACCTTCACCTCTACAGTTATGCTGCTAATGCCTTACCGCAGAGGCTGTTGAAAGTTCGCGCACACACCGGGTCTTGCAGAGCTGTTAGATTCATTGAAGGCGGAAGTGGTAATATAACATATGCCCTTTTTCTCTCATATGTATCTGTTTCTATGTATGGCCTAATGGAGTGAGTAATGAGAAATGTGGCATGTGTGTTAGCAATTGCAACTTGTTCTACGGACTGCTCAATTCTGACCACAGATGTGGAGACTAGATCACCCAAACTTCGTCTTGAAGATGCCCACGGGTGGGTGCTCTATATATTCTGCATTTTGTTATGTGCTACTTCGTTGGTCTTGCTAAGATGTATGTGTGCGCTGTTATATATTATGTGGCAGTGATGCAATCAATAGATTGATAAACTTGGACAAGACAACCATAGCCACGGGTGACGATGAAGGGTGTATCAAGGTGTGGGATACCAGGCAGCGTTCTTGCTGCAATTCTTTTGATGCTCATTGCGATTACATTTCTGATATCACTTTTTATTCTGAGGGCTCCAAAGTCAAACTCTTGGCAACTAGGTACTTGTCTCGCTCAATCACCCTCTCTTTtaccatcttctttttcttttcaatgccACTAGTATGTAAAACTCTAAACTAGCGTGTTCGCTTTTCAAGTGGTGATGGGACACTTTCTGTTTGCGATCTTCGAAAAAATAAAGTAAGCTGCTTTGCAATTACGCTCTTGGTCAATCTATTTCCAAATTGTTGAATACGCACTGCTTAAATTACTTTGGATTAAACTTGTTCTTTGTTGATTTTACAGGTCCAAGCTCAGTCTGAGTTCTCTGAAGATGAGTTACTCTCCGTTGTTATCATGAAGGTAACTTTTCTTCTGTCTTTCAAGTGCTGCATtctactcaatttttttcttgttggacGATGGGTATTGTGATCCAGTGCTGCATGGTATGCACAAATTTAGTGTTAAATGTTGAAAAACTGGGTTAATTTACTCTTCTTTGTCTTGCTTTTCTACTGGACATGTTTCTCAAGCTCTATATATGTCTTCCACAAAAGTCATGGGGAACGTGAATTGTCTTGATTATGACAAAGTTAATTAGTAATTGTAAATAGCTCAAGGGGAATGAGGATCATTGGAATATAGACTCAACATATGGCATTTTAAGATATTAATTGCATACTCCTCATTATGTTTCACTTGCAGTGTCCTCCACAAGTCTTTCTTTTGGGCGGggggaagaaaaggaaagaaatgttTATTTACGAACTGGATGACTTAGAAAGGAAAATCATATGATGGTTCAGATGATTTTAGTAGATGATTCAAAAGAAAGAGATTGTTGAGatgtttattgtttttaatatttactttattttttctatgcTGGTCAGAAAAATGGTCGGCAAGATGATTGGAAAGTCGTTTGTGGATCACAAACTGGAACTCTATTACTGTATTCATGGGGATGCTTCAAGGATTGCAggtatattatatttattgaaTATCTCCAAAAGATGGATAAGTACCTCAATCTGTTAGAGATGAGAAAactctgtctctctttctccctcccaACTATTCACTTatcccaaacaaaaaaaactattcaCTTTTTGGCCGGGTGACTCTTATTTTCAGTGATCGCTTTATTGGTCTCTCTCCGAACTCTATTGATGCATTGTTAAAGGTGAGTAAGTGTCACAACTATTTTAgcataactttcttttcatCTTATCGAGGATATTGCTTTATTAAAACGTTTTAAATTCACTGTGTTAGCTTGACGAAGATACAATCATCACTGGATCCGAGAATGGACTCATCAGGTGAGAAGTTGTGCAGTATATGTCAAATTATCTTGTTCCACCTGtttataataattaatgtaatagTTCAACTGTTTCACGCCTTCCCTAAAACTTTCATGTATTTTTCATTTAGCCTGGTAGGCATATTACCCAACAGAATCATTCAACCGATTGCGGAGCACTCAGAGTATCCCGTGGAGCGCCTTGGTAATATATGCTTCTTTCTCTTGTGAGATGCTAACCTTGGTGATATATGCTTCTTTTTCCTCTGAAATAGTTAAATGAACTAGTTAATAGAATTTGTGATTTGTATTATCTTTTACTAAATAGTTATGGCAGTGGATCCATCAATGGTTGGCCTAATACTAGGATGTATGTTGCGCTCACAATTTTGTTGCACTGTATCTGCCACctataaaattgtaaaattttgttGATTATTTTTGATAAACTGGTGAATAGTTTTTCCGATTACATTTCAGATTCTTTTGTGTAATTTGTAAATTATGTCATTGGAATCCTCTCCTTAATCTTAGATATTCTCATGCTGAGCTAATGAGCTTTGATCACCATTGGAAGTTATTTAACCTTTGATTTTGCTTGGTATTGTAGCTTTTTCATACGATAGAAAGTTCCTTGGCAGTATAGCACATGATCAGATGCTGAAGGtgtggatctctctctctctctctctctctctatatatatatatatatatatataagtggtgTAAGACCTGCAGAGAATTTGGTAAACATAATGATCAGTCAACTCTTCATATGGTTGTGTGCATTACGTGTGAAGATGACAAGAGAAGGGATTAAGTTAATTGGAAATTCATATAGGGCAGCAGTTTCTCGAagtatttcaaaaaaaaaaaaaaagaaaaaaaagaagggctGTTCATTGAGCTTTTATGAGGGCCCTGGTCAAATGGGTTCTTATCTGACCTAATGGTTCAGTGTGTTATGTTACATTGTAGTTGTTGTTGTACTATCTTAGGCAACAAAAAGTTTGTCAAAGTAAcgttaattttatttcaaactaGTTGCTTTAACATGCATGAATACATATTTGAAAGATGATGCTGTACGTTATTATAAGCTTCATAACAACTCTActtttttgtttcatgcagCTATGGGATTTGCATGATATATTGCAAGGTTCTGGAAAAACTGTACCAAGTCAACCTGCTAACGCAGACAGTGATAGTGATGAGATGAAAATGGAAACTAGTCTTCCAGAGAATAATAAAGGTATTCCTGGTCTCTTGCAGAATTTCATGTGATCAAATATATGTGACTTCTTTCACCTATTGAATGATAGTGTGTTAAGCAATATTGCTGGATGAGTGGCCTTACATATATTGCTTCAATGATTCTTTACATACTTcattagaaattattttaatcagatttattttcaacaaattcatttaaatattattcaaacACATCTCCTCAAGGATTTgataaaataagattttcctgAATAGTCATGTTCTAATCACTATTTAGGGGTGCAGGGGCCGGGGCTGGGGCTGCAGCCTAAAGCTTTGTACACTAGTATCCATAGTTGTATATAAAGCTCAATGAATCCCCATACAATGTGTTGGTTTTTCTGGCCACTGGTTAAATCAGTCAAGCTGGCTCAGATGTTCTTACATTTAGATATGGTTGCTTGGGTCACTGAGTGCATATGCATTTGTGACAGATTTAGAAGCAAACAATAAGTACGGTCATTCACTAGGAGTTAGGATTTGATTGTTCGATAAAAATTGTAAGCCACACGTGCTTTATAATTTGCAATTCAGGTTGCTGTATTTTTCATGCATCTGAACAGCTCTTAACTTTTTCCTAGTGCGTGTTTGGATGGTGGACATAGTTGAACCTGATAAATGACAATTTTGGCTTGTCTTTCAAATGCTATATAAATACTTTGGGCCacttttatctctttttggtcctttttgcgTTTACGATGTGAAGTGTATTTGATTTATTGTTTCAATCTCTCAGGTACCAAGAGAAAAAGTGGAAATGTTTTTAGCAGTTCAAGCAGTTTTTATGCAGATTTGTAGGTGGATGGTGCCACAGacattttcttattcatttcaAGTTCAATATATAAGAATTTTTACGGAAGATTTCTTTCAGAATCCCATTGTGGCCTTCAGTTCAGTTCGTATCCTGATGGCTGAGCAGTGTTTACCAAGACACTTTGGTTGATCTTTTATGAGAGGATTATGAAGTATTTAATTTTGGtgtatccttttctttttaagtttgtaTGTGGGAGGATCTGAGAGTATTATcttgtgttttattattattatttttatgtttttctgcTTTTTGCCTCCCACATAATCCTCTGAGATAATATACTGGCAGAAATTGTTCTGAGATAATACCATATTATGTAAAATTCTCATTTTTGATTCTTAATATTTTGGCACTGGCTCAAGATCATCCTCTCCACCCGTCTCCCTAGCCATCAACCAAGAAGACATCCATACCTTGAGCATATCAATATCTGGCGATCTTCTTCCAAAGCTGACAAACTGGAACCCCGGTGTCCCCCCCACCccgcaaaaagaaaaaaacaattttgttaGAAAGAATATTTTTAGAGGTGTTTTCTTCTCTCAAAATAATTTTCGTGTCAGTACCCCTTAATTAAATTCCTAATTCTATACCTGTAAGAGGAAATTAGATTTGGGGAAGGAAAGGAAAGGGAATGGCGGCGACATAAGAGGGTGAAGGGGTGCAAGAGAAGGTAGTAGAGATGGGTGAGAGGGTGGTGCGATGGAAAGGACTAAGGAGGCTAGATTTATGGAATTGGAGGTTAAATATGAGGGactaaaaagtctaaaaaaaaacTGAGGGGCAAAAGTGGAGACGGGTGGCAGAGGGGAGAGACGGAGAGGGTAGCCAAGCTTGGAGAAGGGGGAAGAGGGGTTAAAGGGGACAATTAAGTTGCTATTTACTATAGCGCAAAAGGTTTTTGTTAGCGTGAAGTTAATTTACTGGAGGAGAAAGAGTGATCATGTTAGCCTATTTAGCTAATGTACGCGAGACTTCGATTCCATACCTTAATCTAGTTATCCAGAGAAGCAGAAAACACTTCGttaagggagagggagagaaaaaagtaGGTATAGTAGTTCAAAGTGAAGAATTGTATAAGGTTGCCTTGTGGTTGTGGCATGATACCAATTCCCCAAGCCGAGTTGATTGCCATTGAAACTTGAAAGGGCTCATCAACCCACCTTGTGTGAAATATCTCAAGACCGTTTGGCAACCAactctttttcctttcctttttcctcttaagaaataaaaaaaagaaagggtcaAACTCCTTTCTCCACCTTAACCAATTCTTATTACTAttccaaaacaataaaaaaaaaacaaaacaaaacaaaaaatagaatagTTAGCCAAACACACCCTATAGATCAGGCAGCCCTCATAGGCAGCAGAGCCTACTTGCCCTGAGCAAATAGGCTCTAAACCACAGACTGCCCAGGGCAAGTGGGTCTGACCTCTTCGTCTTCCTCGTTTCCACAAAATTCAGACAATCACTAAGCGACAACAGAACAAGTACAACAAAGAACCAAAAATTGGCATTGCAGAAGTACGAATCACCAGCTGGTGAGTATaatttgtcattaaaaaaaaaaaaggaagaaaatgatAACAATTATAACAAAAATGTCATAAATTCCAATGTAGTCGATAAATGTGGCAAACAATTCATATCATCACAAGTCGCATCTTAACATTAAGAATGTACAAGAAACTCGGGCCTGCCAGACCCCTTGAGAGAGAGGGAAGTCCAATTTTGATAACCTACACCAATTTTATAGCTCTTGCTGACATAATTTGGATATAATTCAGACTTATTTGTACCCAAGATGAGTGCTTGAATACAACTGAGGCCCTATGCGACCAATCTCAGAACTCAAAATGGCAGACGCTAATCAGATAAAAAGGGATAATAACTATACGAAACTACTGGCCCAAGTTCCCCAAAAGTCGCTCCACCGCAGCATGAACATTACCTGCAGTGGCAATCAAGGCCCGTATATTCTCTTGTGTGTCAAAGAAACCCATTTCTTGAAGCTGCGACAGCTGAGTAGCATAGAGTTCTTCTGGCGGCACTGGAAAGATAAACAGAAAGATCCAACGCAAATGGTAGTAAATAAAGATATCCATCaaggaaagaataaagaagaaaagagaaagaagagtaTAGTAACCATTAGATCTATTAGGAACAGCCAGGCTGCCAGCCCCGAGTCCACCAAACATGTTCATCAACATCTCCAACCCAGTGTTGTTCAATGGTCCTGCTATTATGAGGACATTAACAGACCACCCATAGCAAAAGCGATTACATAAATTGtggggaagagaaaaaaaattgccatATCATACAGCAACAGAACTTCCTAAAGCAGAACTTTACAACACGATGGGTTTGATAATCCTTAAGGAAATGACGACAATAAAACCAACTACCTCCATTTATAGCCACAAAAACAATCTTAACAAATTCCTTGTTATAGAATTGAAATAGAACTCTCTACTGACTCAGAATTTAACATTCAGAAACATTTAGCTCTAGGAGGTACCCCGTATAACTCAGGAAACCCAATTGTATAGGCAGATGACCAACTGATGTGATAATGTAGCTATATTTTGGAGGTTCCTGAGAGGGACCGATAATTTGAGGACATTCCCACACACGCACTATACTCCTAGAGTTACCGATCATATTATCATACTAATAGAAGACTGGCCAAAGAAGCCACAGAAGTTCAAAGATTCACTTGCATACCTGTACCTCCTCCAGTCTGACCCTGTTCCCTGCAAAATGCAACAAATCAATAGAAAACTAAGAGCAGAAATCAATTATTATAACTAATCGAACAAAGCAATACATTAACTATCATATTgcattttttaaaggaaagaaTCTTTGAGTTTGGAGAGGTCCCCAGTTTGTCTAGTATGGAgcatttagaaaaagaaaacactaaaactatACTTCCGGTCTTTGAAATTTGGGGTAATTTCTAGTTTAGTCCCTAGAATTCAAAGACTTCTAATTTCAtctttaaaacttttaattttgagCAATGTACTCTATTTTTCCAATTAATGACACCATTACAAAAATTGATCATGTGGCAAACATTGAGAAAAGCCACATttgctcaaaataaaaattctctaGCGAAGTTGGGACTTTGTAAAATCTAAGGATCAAATTAGGAATCTACCAGGGAGCAGGTAGGAATTCAGTCTAGTGGGGGTTGAGTTAgactggaatttttttttgagggagCCACCATtgataaaatgacaaaaatgtccctaaaatttttgttttcccaaatttttggaaatatatatatatatatatatatatatatatatatatatagtctagcCAAATTTTAGCTGTTCATACTCTTATGGCTTTAAGGCATGGCTTCTTCTACTTCGcatcttttcaaaatttcttaGATAACCATTGTTGATCTTCCTTTTAGGAGTTCCCACTTATAAACTTTGTGCTTACCTGTTGCACCTACTTTTGgcactttttttttagtgttcttaCTGATCAACAAAAGAAAACGAGCAATGTCATCACTTACTGTGTTGACTGCTGCTGACCAAGCCGAGACAGAAGAGCTTGTTGAAAAGTCAACAGTTGCTGCATGAGagggtagagagagagaataaaaagcaaacaaaaatcaatgagTGGGCTTCCGCTTCTCACCATAGAGAACTTATATTTCAGAATTAATGAAGCAGATAAACAGGCACTACTTCCCAAGCCAGCCAGCACTCATGCAATGCGAGTCTAGATACTGTTAGTAAACTAGTAGCAGAAATTTCAAAATACTCAATGGCATGCCagaattataaattaatgtCTCTACATGAACATATGAAAATGTGAATGTGGAAATGGATGGGAATGCGTCATTGTGCATGCATGTGGGTGGGGGTGAGGGTGTCAAGAGAGAGAGCAGGTGAAAAACTTTAATATGTACCTGCATTGTATCAGGAGAAGTCAACTGGCGAAGAACTTCTGGGTTCTGCATCATTTCCCTAAGTTGAGAATTGGAATCAAGGAAACTGCGCATCTGGGGATTGAGAGCAATAATCTGAAAATTGAGTGATGTTAGAGAAACAAGTTCACCTGAAGCACAACTTATACTGAATGACATGGTGAAGCAAATAATATATCATTTGGTGCTGATCTAGTGAGATCCTGAATAGTAGTATAATAACTAAATACCTGATTCATATATTGAGGGTTGGAAAGGATGCTTTGCATCATCTGCGAAATAGCTGGATTTTGCATCAACTGATTGACTGAAGAAGCATCCGGCATTGTACCAAGCATGCCTTCAAGCCCCGGAAGACCAAGCCCACCTAAGCCAGCAGGTGCCTGTGCCCTAGCATCCCCAATAGGAGTTGACCTCGTGGTGTTTGTTTGGACAGCTCCAGCTGCTAGATTCACATTATTGTGTTACCTATTTATTGGTATTCAATATATTTGAACGCTAGAAAACAAAATCGGTACAAATAAATCTCATTTTGGGTCAGCTGAAGAAAAACGTTAAGAGTACTTTCAGAAACATTTATAGATGATTCTAAATGGGCATCTCACTAAATCACTAAGAAATTAAATACCATGTTACAAAGCACATATGCAACTTCTTCATATATTGGTACCATAATTTGTCAAGGGGATAATTCAAGAcaacaaattaaatataaggGATTAAGGCCGAAGTTTATAGCTTTCTGAAAAAGTTACAAACATGTCTCTTTCTGCCATTTGTAGATTAGTTTTATTGCAATATTACTATCAGAAGGATGAGACCATAAAGGTTCAATCTTATATGCTTCAAAACCAAAACTTCCCCAATAATAAGTTTTTACAGCTGCACTACTTCAATACCAGAGtatcatgaagaagaagaaaaaagagtgaAATCTTACTGGCAGTAGCTGTCCAAGGATTTGGAAGTGGGTTAGTATTGGGAGCAGGAGAACCAGCAGCCGTCTCAGAACCAGCGGTTGGTGATGTACTTGATGGATTTATGGCCTGGTCCCCACCTTGGGTCCCCAAAAGAGCTGCAAATGGGTTCGCATTATCGTTTCCGGTATTCCCAGCCATTGTCGTTGCATTCAGGAATGGCTCTTGAACATTTTCATACATGCGCCTCAGCATATTGAATCCCTCAGGAGAAGATTCAATATTGCTCATTGCTCTGTCAGTGTTGCGCATCATCTCACGCATGAGCTCTGGGTTTCTTGCAGCTTCAAGTGTCTGACGGAGAGTGCTGGGATCATTAAGTACATGTGCTAGCTCAGGGTTTTGATCAATGATTTCACGCATTTGAGGATTACTCATAATCAAGTTCCGCATTATATCGGGGTTATTCATTAGGTTTTGAACAACAGGCATATTCATTATTTCTCTCATTATGTTTGGGTTCCGAGTCAGCTGTTGTTGCACCTGTTCAAAATCTGGAAACCCAGCTCCAAACAAACCACCAGCACCACCATCCATCCCATTAATACCGAGTCCAGGAAGTAGTGAAGCTCCAAAACCAGCTCCTCCCATTGCCTCACCTTCATTTGAACCAACACTTCTAGTATTACTTTGAGTGGTAGTTGGACCTCCCGGATTGGTTCCACCAGCAGCATTGGCTGGTGCAGCAGCTGGTGCAAAACCACGAACTAAGTGGACAGTATGATCTGCCTCCAAGCCTATAaaccacaaacaaaaaagatggTCAATTCAACAAAGATCTCAAGAGTAAAACTCTTGAAAATGGACAGTTGTACCCTTTAGTCTTTAACCAAGGTTCCATGACTTCCTATCTTTCCATCTCTAGTTCAATagataaaatatacaaattctCTGTGCTGGCTACAATCAAGTATTTCATATATAAGACCTGCAATAAAACTCTTGAAAATGGACAGTTGTACCCTTTAGTCTTTAACCAAGGTTCCATGACTTCCTATCTTTCCATCTCTATTCAACagataaaatatacaaattctCTGTGCTGGCTACAATCAAGTATTTCATATATAAGACCTGcgatttacccaaaaaaattaagcaatctAAACTAGCAAGGCTTATAAGCAAATAAATCAAGCAGGTTTCCCACACTAATCCTACAATCTAtacaattttccaaaaaaaaaaaaatcagaaatgtATCATTTggcccttctttttttttaccaagTGATTACAAGGAAATCCAACAAAAGCCCATTTCCCCATATAATTTCAGACCGGTTGCCTCCTTTAGGATTCACTGTAATTCAATCCTCGGTTTAGGTCGTTTTAGCCAGGGCATAAACCCCTCATATCCATAAGACCCCACCATGCCTGCTAGATAACCATTACATATAATTTCTGAAATAACATTACATACATTCTCAATCCAAATAACAATAACACTCCCTAATGAGATCTCCAGACTAGTGCCTCGAGAAATCATAAAATATCGCATTGAAGTAATGAAAACGCTTCTCTATATGTGTATGTGATTGCTTCCTGCTCAAGTTTTCTATAAATGGAGAATATCCCCTAAACCTTTCTCTGGTAACCTAATATGAGAACAAAACTTGATACCCAAGAAGCAATTCACTGCTATTCCTCAGAATTCGATCAGCCAGCAAACGCCCAAAATCATCATCGTATTCAACAAACTAAATCATGCATTCTTCATAAaccataaataataataagatcgATCAGAAACGGAGAAACGGATACGTACCGTAGCTTTGAAGGGTCTGATCGTCCTTGAGGATCCGACCCTTGTAAATCAGCCTCTGTTGATCTGACGGTATATCGCACTTCTGGGCCAAAGCGTCCTTGAACGATCCGACGGTGGAGTCCAGCCCAATCTGGACGGAAAACTTCGAGCCGTTGGAGCACCGCACGTTGACGGTGACTCCCTCTCGACCGCTGGATTCGGTTCCCTCCTCCGCAGCTCCATCACCCCCCATAGTCTCCCACCCCCTCtttaaattaaggaaaaaaaaaacaaaagagaattaaaaaaaaaaaacgaaaattataGATCGACGATGAACAAGGTATtggaaaccctaaccctagaaaATTGTGAACTAGATGAAGGAGAGAGATTTAATAGCTACGAGAGAGAGGTGTTTGTACGGAGAAAATGcagaaatagagaaaaaaagaaggaaaaaaatttgaggtGAACAAAACTATTATATACTTGTAACAAGGGAGGGGAATCGGAGGTGACTTATAGCCCACCCAAGCCGGGAAAGCATAAAGCGGGTGCGAATCTTAAGGCCCACGAGCCGAGCCGCGAGCCTGTCTGTCTCAAAACTCTCCAGGTTGGATGGGGGGGTTGAGTTAATTAGGAATCCAACCGCGATCTTTTTTTGACACGTGtaatccctttttttctttttccttctctttttcatcTCTCTTCGTTCTATTTTCATGCCACGACCTTTGACAAATTGCCTCCCAGtcccaaagaaaaataaaaaaaggatttatttatttatttattttttaagaccaattataatattaattttaccCCATGGGTTA
Coding sequences within it:
- the LOC132172432 gene encoding WD repeat-containing protein 55; translation: MEINLGGLAFDIDFHPSKELVTTGLINGDLHLYSYAANALPQRLLKVRAHTGSCRAVRFIEGGSAIATCSTDCSILTTDVETRSPKLRLEDAHGDAINRLINLDKTTIATGDDEGCIKVWDTRQRSCCNSFDAHCDYISDITFYSEGSKVKLLATSGDGTLSVCDLRKNKVQAQSEFSEDELLSVVIMKKNGRQDDWKVVCGSQTGTLLLYSWGCFKDCSDRFIGLSPNSIDALLKLDEDTIITGSENGLISLVGILPNRIIQPIAEHSEYPVERLAFSYDRKFLGSIAHDQMLKLWDLHDILQGSGKTVPSQPANADSDSDEMKMETSLPENNKGTKRKSGNVFSSSSSFYADL
- the LOC132170400 gene encoding ubiquitin domain-containing protein DSK2b-like isoform X3; this translates as MGGDGAAEEGTESSGREGVTVNVRCSNGSKFSVQIGLDSTVGSFKDALAQKCDIPSDQQRLIYKGRILKDDQTLQSYGLEADHTVHLVRGFAPAAAPANAAGGTNPGGPTTTQSNTRSVGSNEGEAMGGAGFGASLLPGLGINGMDGGAGGLFGAGFPDFEQVQQQLTRNPNIMREIMNMPVVQNLMNNPDIMRNLIMSNPQMREIIDQNPELAHVLNDPSTLRQTLEAARNPELMREMMRNTDRAMSNIESSPEGFNMLRRMYENVQEPFLNATTMAGNTGNDNANPFAALLGTQGGDQAINPSSTSPTAGSETAAGSPAPNTNPLPNPWTATATGAVQTNTTRSTPIGDARAQAPAGLGGLGLPGLEGMLGTMPDASSVNQLMQNPAISQMMQSILSNPQYMNQIIALNPQMRSFLDSNSQLREMMQNPEVLRQLTSPDTMQQLLTFQQALLSRLGQQQSTQEQGQTGGGTAGPLNNTGLEMLMNMFGGLGAGSLAVPNRSNVPPEELYATQLSQLQEMGFFDTQENIRALIATAGNVHAAVERLLGNLGQ
- the LOC132170400 gene encoding ubiquitin domain-containing protein DSK2b-like isoform X4, which codes for MGGDGAAEEGTESSGREGVTVNVRCSNGSKFSVQIGLDSTVGSFKDALAQKCDIPSDQQRLIYKGRILKDDQTLQSYGLEADHTVHLVRGFAPAAAPANAAGGTNPGGPTTTQSNTRSVGSNEGEAMGGAGFGASLLPGLGINGMDGGAGGLFGAGFPDFEQVQQQLTRNPNIMREIMNMPVVQNLMNNPDIMRNLIMSNPQMREIIDQNPELAHVLNDPSTLRQTLEAARNPELMREMMRNTDRAMSNIESSPEGFNMLRRMYENVQEPFLNATTMAGNTGNDNANPFAALLGTQGGDQAINPSSTSPTAGSETAAGSPAPNTNPLPNPWTATATGAVQTNTTRSTPIGDARAQAPAGLGGLGLPGLEGMLGTMPDASSVNQLMQNPAISQMMQSILSNPQYMNQIIALNPQMRSFLDSNSQLREMMQNPEVLRQLTSPDTMQQLLTFQQALLSRLGQQQSTQEQGQTGGGTGPLNNTGLEMLMNMFGGLGAGSLAVPNRSNVPPEELYATQLSQLQEMGFFDTQENIRALIATAGNVHAAVERLLGNLGQ
- the LOC132170400 gene encoding ubiquitin domain-containing protein DSK2b-like isoform X2; protein product: MGGDGAAEEGTESSGREGVTVNVRCSNGSKFSVQIGLDSTVGSFKDALAQKCDIPSDQQRLIYKGRILKDDQTLQSYGLEADHTVHLVRGFAPAAAPANAAGGTNPGGPTTTQSNTRSVGSNEGEAMGGAGFGASLLPGLGINGMDGGAGGLFGAGFPDFEQVQQQLTRNPNIMREIMNMPVVQNLMNNPDIMRNLIMSNPQMREIIDQNPELAHVLNDPSTLRQTLEAARNPELMREMMRNTDRAMSNIESSPEGFNMLRRMYENVQEPFLNATTMAGNTGNDNANPFAALLGTQGGDQAINPSSTSPTAGSETAAGSPAPNTNPLPNPWTATATAGAVQTNTTRSTPIGDARAQAPAGLGGLGLPGLEGMLGTMPDASSVNQLMQNPAISQMMQSILSNPQYMNQIIALNPQMRSFLDSNSQLREMMQNPEVLRQLTSPDTMQQLLTFQQALLSRLGQQQSTQEQGQTGGGTGPLNNTGLEMLMNMFGGLGAGSLAVPNRSNVPPEELYATQLSQLQEMGFFDTQENIRALIATAGNVHAAVERLLGNLGQ
- the LOC132170400 gene encoding ubiquitin domain-containing protein DSK2b-like isoform X1, which encodes MGGDGAAEEGTESSGREGVTVNVRCSNGSKFSVQIGLDSTVGSFKDALAQKCDIPSDQQRLIYKGRILKDDQTLQSYGLEADHTVHLVRGFAPAAAPANAAGGTNPGGPTTTQSNTRSVGSNEGEAMGGAGFGASLLPGLGINGMDGGAGGLFGAGFPDFEQVQQQLTRNPNIMREIMNMPVVQNLMNNPDIMRNLIMSNPQMREIIDQNPELAHVLNDPSTLRQTLEAARNPELMREMMRNTDRAMSNIESSPEGFNMLRRMYENVQEPFLNATTMAGNTGNDNANPFAALLGTQGGDQAINPSSTSPTAGSETAAGSPAPNTNPLPNPWTATATAGAVQTNTTRSTPIGDARAQAPAGLGGLGLPGLEGMLGTMPDASSVNQLMQNPAISQMMQSILSNPQYMNQIIALNPQMRSFLDSNSQLREMMQNPEVLRQLTSPDTMQQLLTFQQALLSRLGQQQSTQEQGQTGGGTAGPLNNTGLEMLMNMFGGLGAGSLAVPNRSNVPPEELYATQLSQLQEMGFFDTQENIRALIATAGNVHAAVERLLGNLGQ